The stretch of DNA CCCATTGATGACGTGTATCTTCATTTCAACTTTTATTCGTACATTTGTTGCACAAAGCCACTGCTGTCTGCACCGTGTGTACAGGGTTTGATCGGCAGGCAGAGAAGCGGCTTTCTGCAAAAGTACGAAAAAGATATGGAAAGCGAAAACAAAAGTTCTGCCGATGTGGTGAGGCGTTATCTGCGCTATCTGAAGCTGGAACGCAACTACAGTCCTAACACCATTGCGGCCTATCGAACCGACTTGCGTTGGTTGACGAACTATCTGCAAGATCGCCATCTCGAGTTTTCCGACGTGCGATTGGAGCATCTGGAGCATTTCTCGGCTTCGCTTCACGACCATCATATCACGCCGCGCTCGCAGGCACGCATCCTGAGCGGCGTGCGTGCTTTTTTTAAATATCTGCTATTGGACGACTATATCGACGCCGACCCCACAGAGTTGCTCCCCTCTCCTCATGTCAACACCCATCTACCCGATGTTCTTTCCACGGCCGAGGTAGACTTGTTAGAAGCCTCGATCGACCTTTCCAAGTGGGAAGGTCAGCGCAACAAGGCCATCATCGAGGTGCTTTTCAGTTGCGGACTCCGCGTATCCGAATTGGTGAATCTGAAACTTTCCGACCTCTATCTCGACGAAAAATTTATCCGCGTGCTGGGAAAGGGGAGCAAAGAACGCCTCGTTCCCATCTCGCCAAAGGCGATTGCGGAACTGAAATACTGGTTCGTCGACCGCAACTTGATGGTCATTCGTCCCGGTGAAGGCGATTATGTGTTTCTCAATCGGCGAGGGGCACACCTCACACGCACCATGATTCTCATCATGATCAAGCGCCAAGCCGAGGCGGCAGGCATCCAAAAGACCGTCAGTCCGCACACCCTTCGCCACTCTTTTGCCACCTCTCTGCTCGAGGGCGGTGCCGACCTGCGCGCCATCCAGGCCATGCTGGGGCACGAACGGATAGGAACCACCGAGATATATACCCACATCGACACCTCTACGCTGCGCGAAGAAATTTTAAACCACCATCCGCGCAACTGCATTCCATCGAAAGACGACTGATTTTCCCTCATCATCTATTCATCATTCGTTACGAATAGCAACGGCATTCTAACAAAAAACCGATGACGCACGTCGCGTATGGGTGCTCTTTTGTTGGGCCTTTATGCGCCCAATTGTCGATGGGCATTGCTCAATTGTCAATTAAAAACAGCCCCAAATAGGGTTCCCCATCTCCTACCTTAAGAGATCGGACAGACCAACCCCTACAGGGTTGTTATTGATTTGTATCGCTTAGACAGGGTAGGCGCGCTTCGCTTGCCAACCCTGTCCTACCAACAGACCAACCCCTATAGGGTTGTTTACAAAAAACGACACCTCTCCTTATTACTTACTACTCCCCTCCTCGACACTTATCACACCTCCCTTTACTCCTTACTACTCCCCTCCTTACTACTTACTACTTCTCTCCTTACTACTTACTCCCCCTCTCTTTATTTTTCAAAAGCTAAGAAAACGATGTACGAAAGCTAAGAAAACGCACGCCAAAAGCTAAGAAAATGAAGTGCAAAAGCTAAGAGATGGAGAAATGCCTTATCAGGCATTGGTAATAAAACAGTTATACATCTGGAAACGGATCAAGAACGACAACGAGCGAAAAGTGCTTTTGCCGATACACAGGTGATGAGGATGCAACTTATCTATATTCGTGCATATATTTGTTAAAAGAAAAAACAAATCGAGGAAAATCATTATCTTTGCAACGGATGGATTTGCCTTCGGTTCGGCCGGGGGCCGTCACAGAGATTGCACCCGCCCCGCCCTCGCCCCCCAAAAGGCGACACACAGAGGCATGCAAGTTGAGACCGGCCGCACACGGCGGCACCGTTTGTTATCCGCAGACACTCCATTTTATCAAACAAATTACCATTTATAAAAACCCAAAAAGTAGATTTATGCGTTTTAGAAACTGGCTTTTGCTTGCTGCTTTGGCCCTTGCCGGTGCCACGCAAGCACAAATGCAGATGCCCCCGATACCGCTCGACCCTGCGGTGAAGATCGGCAAACTGGACAACGGACTTACCTATTACATCCGTTACAACAACTGGCCCGAGAAGCGTGCCAACTTCTATATCGCCCAGAAAGTGGGCTCGATACAGGAGGAAGAGGCACAACGCGGACTGGCACACTTCCTCGAACACATGTGCTTCAACGGCACGAAACACTTCCCCGGAGATGCCCTGTTGCGCTATTGCGAGAGCCTGGGCGTGAAGTTCGGTGCCGACCTGAATGCCTATACCAGCATCGACCGCACGGTGTATAACATCGACAATGTGCCCACGGCACGGCAGTCGGCCCTCGACTCGTGTCTGCTCATCCTGCGCGACTGGGCCGGAAGCCTCACACTCGACCCGAAAGAAATCGACCAAGAACGCGGCGTGATTCACGAGGAGTGGCGTTTGCGCACGAGTCCGGGCAGCAGAATGTTCGAGCGCAACTTGCCCAAACTCTACCCTGGGTCGAAGTATGGGTTGCGCTATCCCATCGGACTGATGAGCGTTGTCGACAACTTTAAATACAAAGAACTGCGCGACTATTACGAGAAATGGTATCACCCCTCCAACCAAGGCATCATCGTGGTGGGCGATGTGGACGTAAATCATGTGGAAGCCGAAATCAAACGACTCTTCGGCGACTTGAAAAACCCGCTCAATGCCGCTCCTGTGGTGGAAGAACAGGTGCCCAACAACAACACGCCCATCGTGATTGTAGACAAAGACAAGGAGCTAAACGCCAGCATGGTGGAGGTGATGATGAAGCACGACGCTATGCCCGACTCGATGAAAACCGACCTCTCTTACCTCTTATATAACTATGTAAAAGGGGTGGGAATCGGCCTTCTGAACGACCGTCTGGCCGAAGCGGCTCTCAAATCCAACTGTCCTTTCGTGTCGGCCAATGCCAGTGATGCCAGCTATATCTTTGCCAAGACGAAGGATGCTTTCACCATCGGCGTGTCGCCCAAAGACATGTCGCAAACGGCCGAGGCCCTGAAAGCGGCTTATGCTGAAGCATTGCGGGCGGCTGAGTTTGGCTTCACGCCCTCCGAATACGAACGCTCGAAAGCCAGCACACTGGGTTCGCTCGACAAGATGTACAGCAATAAGGACAAACGCTTCACCCAGCAGTTTGCATCCGAGTGCACTGAGCACTTCCTTGCCAACGAACCCATGCCGCCAATCGACTTCTACTACGAAACCATGAAGAAGATGGTGCCGAGCATTCCCTTAGACTATATCAACGAGACGTTTAAAGAATTGGTGGCGAAAACCGACACCAACCTTGTCATCATCAGCTTCAACCCGGAGAAAGAGGGCAGCGTCTACCCCACCGAAGAAAGTCTGTTGGGAGCTGTCAAGCAGGCACGCAGCCAGAAACTCGAGGCTTATGTGGACAATGTGAAAAACGAACCACTGCTCGCTACTCTGCCCAAACCGGGCAAAATCAAGGGTGAGAAACGCAACGAGAAGTTCGGCTACACAGAGATAACGCTGTCTAACGGCGTAACGGTGCTGCTGAAGAAAACCGATTTCAAGAAAGACCAGGTGTCGCTGAGCGGTAAAGGCGGCGGCGGAAGCTCGCTCTATGGCGAAAAAGATTATACCAACCTGCAACTCTTCGACGACGTGGTGGAAAACAGCGGACTGGGTGTGTTCTCCAAAACAGAACTCTCGAAGGCTTTGGCCGGTAAGATTGCCTCGGCCAACCTCTCCATCTCCGACCGACGGATGCAGGTCAGCGGTTCGTCTACGCCCAAAGATCTTGAAACGATGCTGCAACTGGTGTATCTCCATTTCACTCAGATCAAGAAAGACCCAGAGGCCTTTAACAACTTGATGGCCTATCTCCAAATGGCACTTAAAAACCGGGAGACTTCACCCGATGTGGCCTATCAAGACTCGGTGCAGGCCACTCTGTATGGTCATAATAAACGACTGAAACCGCTCGAACTCACCGATCTGCCTAAGATCAGTTGCGATCGGATTCTGCAAATGGCTGCCGAACGTACGGCTAATGCCAATGGCTGGTGCTTCACCTTTGTGGGCAACTACGATGAAAAGACCATCCGTCCGCTTATCTGCCGCTATTTGGGTTCGTTGCCTTCTAAGGGTAAGAACATAGAAGGAAGACGCACGAAATTCTTCCAAAGAGGTATCGTCAAGAACGACTTCACCCGTAAGATGGAAACACCTAAGGCCAATGCCACGATGGTGTGGTTCAACGAGTCGATTCCCTACAGCGTGGAGAACTCGATCAAAGCCAATATGGTGGGCGAAGTGCTCAAAATGGTTTACCTGAAGAAGATTCGCGAAGAGGCCAGTGCAGCCTACTCATGCGGCGCAAGCGGCTGGGCCACTATTGATGATGACTATCATTTTGCTGCTGTTTATGCCGTTTGTCCGATGAAACCGGAGAAATCGGCCGAGGCTTTGCAGATTATGCGCGACGAAATGCCTCAGTTGGCCAAGAGTTGCGATGCTTCGATGCTGGCAAAGGTGAAGGAATATATGCTCAAAGAGGCTGACGACCAGGCTAAGAGCAATGACTATTGGATGGGCGTTATCAACACTTGGCACCGCTATGGCATCGATAGTTATACCCAATACAAAGCTCTGGTGGCCGCACAGACGCCCGAGAGCATCTCTCACTTTGCAAAAGAAATTCTTAAGGCAGGTAACCATATTGAGGTGACCATGATGCCCGCCGAGGAGAAGAAGTAATTTCAAGAGGGAAGAGGGCGGTTTCCGATCGTCGAAAACCTCTGCTCTTGATGGCATCCCTCGGTCTCTCCTACGGGTATCGCAGATCGTATTCAGATAGACTGTCCTCGAAACGCTCGCCTCTATGGGCACGTTTCGAGGACTTTTGTTTTACTCTGCCAATCGATTAAAAAGATATAAAGAGACAACACGGTAGAGAATAAAAAGTGAGAAAGCTTGCGGGATAGGAAGTTTTTTCATAAATTCGGCACGAGAAACTTTCAAGAGCTCTAACAGAATGAATCAGACCAATAACTATTGCGTGATTCTGGCCGGCGGAAGAGGGCTGCGCTTGTGGCCCTACAGCAGGTTGTCGTATCCTAAACAGTTTATCGACTTCTTTGGTTGCGGAAGAAGCTTACTGCAACAAACCTTCGACCGCTTTCTCAAAATCCTCCCCATAGAGCATATTCTGGTTAGCACGAACGAGATGTATGCCGACATCGTGCACCAACAACTGCCCGAACTGCCTACCGAAAATATCTTAGCAGAACCGATCTACCGCAGTACGGCACCCAGTTTGGCCTGGGCCTCGCACCGCATTCTTCACCTCTGCCCCGAGGCAAACATCGTGGTGACACCATCAGATCAGGCCATACAAAACGAGAAGGCTTTCGAAGAGAATATCCAAACGGGATTTAACTTCGTCAATAGCTGTAGCGGTATGCTTACCATGGGCATCAAACCTACACGCCCCGAACCGGGTTACGGTTATATCCAACTGGGCGAACGGGCTTCTGAAGGGGTGTATAGGGTGCGCTCGTTCACGGAGAAACCTGATCGCTCGTTCGCCCGCCTCTTCCTCGAAAGTGGCGAGTTCCATTGGAATACGGGCCTTTTCCTCTTTCATGCTCGCTTTGCCTATGACCGACTGTGCGAACTGCTGCCTTCGGTTCTGCGCCAGTTCGATGAGCAATATCCTACGTTCACCCCACAGGAAGAGACGCGCTTCATCCACGAACACTTCCCGCTCTACCCCAATCTCTCTCTCGAACATGGTATGCTCGAAAACTCTACCGATGTGTATGTGATGCGATGCGACTTCGGATGGGCCGACCTGGGCACCTGGCATAGCTTGTTCGAGTCGATGCAAAAGGGCGAAGAGGATAATGTTGTCATCGATTGTGATGTGATTTTAGAAAATAGTCGCGATAATATCGTTAAGGTTCCGAAGGGTAAACTGGCTGTCATCAACGGTCTGGATGGCTATATTGTGGTGGAAAAAGATAATGTCCTGCTCATTTGTAAAAAAGAAGATTCTTCGGCTTTGGTGCGGAAATATGCCAACGAAGCTCGACTCAAGAAGGGAGATGAGTTTGTGTAAACGGTCTCGACTGCAGATGCGAGGTAGATTGAATTAGTTTTACAAACTCACAAGAATGTTCCAACACCCAATAACTCATAAGGCTTTTTCTAATGATCGTCTAAAACTTTTCTTGCAAACTTTTGTCTATCTTGGAAAAATATGTACCTTTGCACCCACAATAAGCCCAGATGGCGGAATAGGTAGACGCGCTGGTCTCAAACACCAGTGGAGCAATCCATCCCGGTTCGAGCCCGGGTCTGGGTACTATAAATCTCTTGTAAGTTTTTGACTTACAAGAGATTTTGTTTTTCTAACATATACTAAAAGCCTACTATATAACAATATTATGAGAAAAGTGTACTTTTATAGTTTCTCGCCACTTATATTTAATTAATGGCAACTTTCCCCTTTTATTCTGTTTGTTTCCCTTTCTCGGCTTTTTCTCCAATGAATGCCCTATCTTTGTAAACAGTACCCATCATAGAAATTGCAAAATGGGAAATGACAATCTAAAGATACAGCTTGACAGTATTCAACGAATAATTACAACGATGAAGTTTTGTGGGAAAGCTCCTTCTTTGAATCATTGACCAAAGAACAAAAACAGAAACATACCTCTTTATCTGTTTCTTCATTTGAATATGCGAAATACATTAAGGCACACACCTTATATAATGATGCCCTGCCGATGTTCTCGTATCTTGTTGATGCAATTCTATATGAACGATACGCAAAATGTCTCATGGTAGAAATAGAACGAATTGAATTGACAGAGATACAAACCGATCGGTCTCGCTCTTCAGTCTTGATAAACGATGAACCATGTAAGCAGAAAAGGAAACCTGTCATCGTTGGTAAAAGGACAACTCCATTTCAATCAGATTTTACAGACGAGCAAATTGAGATTCTTACCGCTTGCATCAACGAAATTCAATTATTTACAACTTGCATATCTTCCAAGATACTCAAAGATTTTTTTGCTTGTAAGCTAAAAGGTGCCCTGAAATCAAACAACAACCGCCAGTTGGCGTATCTCATGCAAAGTCTTAATCTTCGAGGGTTCATTACTGATGAATGGCAATCTGCGATTGCTCGTAATGAACTTGTCTTGGGGAAAACAAAAGATACGCCACTGACACGCACCGACCTTTCCACCGCAACAGACCAAATCAATATGAAGCAACCGAAAAGATGGGAAACCATTGATAACTACATCAAACAACTGAAAAAAAGGTTGAGCATAGGTTGATATCTCAAACATTGCTCAACGTCATTTACTTTTATCGTTTCTAATTTTGCCCTCGTTAACAAATAATTAACGAAGGTGCACCTTCATATTGTTTAATTCAAAATGTTTTCAATATGAACAAGACATTAGAAACTCGAGTTGAAGAACTCGAACAAATGGTATTCATGAATAAGAATGTGTTGAGTTTTGAAGAAGCCAGCAAGTTCTTAAACCTCTCAAAGAGTTATCTCTACAAACTCACATCAGGGAACCTGATACCACATTACAAACCGCAAGGTAAAATGCTTTACTTTGAGAAAGCTGAACTTGAAGCGTGGCTACGGCAGAACCCAGTTAAAACTGCTGCACAAATAAATCAAGAAGCCCAGCGGTATATAATGAGTAGCAAACCCTTAATGCAGAAATAGCTCATGGCACAGGAAGAATTTATCCGTGTTGGCACGACCTTATACAAGATTGTGAATCAACCACGCATCAATG from Prevotella sp. oral taxon 475 encodes:
- a CDS encoding helix-turn-helix domain-containing protein, producing the protein MNKTLETRVEELEQMVFMNKNVLSFEEASKFLNLSKSYLYKLTSGNLIPHYKPQGKMLYFEKAELEAWLRQNPVKTAAQINQEAQRYIMSSKPLMQK
- the xerA gene encoding site-specific tyrosine recombinase/integron integrase, which codes for MESENKSSADVVRRYLRYLKLERNYSPNTIAAYRTDLRWLTNYLQDRHLEFSDVRLEHLEHFSASLHDHHITPRSQARILSGVRAFFKYLLLDDYIDADPTELLPSPHVNTHLPDVLSTAEVDLLEASIDLSKWEGQRNKAIIEVLFSCGLRVSELVNLKLSDLYLDEKFIRVLGKGSKERLVPISPKAIAELKYWFVDRNLMVIRPGEGDYVFLNRRGAHLTRTMILIMIKRQAEAAGIQKTVSPHTLRHSFATSLLEGGADLRAIQAMLGHERIGTTEIYTHIDTSTLREEILNHHPRNCIPSKDD
- a CDS encoding mannose-1-phosphate guanylyltransferase, translating into MNQTNNYCVILAGGRGLRLWPYSRLSYPKQFIDFFGCGRSLLQQTFDRFLKILPIEHILVSTNEMYADIVHQQLPELPTENILAEPIYRSTAPSLAWASHRILHLCPEANIVVTPSDQAIQNEKAFEENIQTGFNFVNSCSGMLTMGIKPTRPEPGYGYIQLGERASEGVYRVRSFTEKPDRSFARLFLESGEFHWNTGLFLFHARFAYDRLCELLPSVLRQFDEQYPTFTPQEETRFIHEHFPLYPNLSLEHGMLENSTDVYVMRCDFGWADLGTWHSLFESMQKGEEDNVVIDCDVILENSRDNIVKVPKGKLAVINGLDGYIVVEKDNVLLICKKEDSSALVRKYANEARLKKGDEFV
- a CDS encoding pitrilysin family protein translates to MRFRNWLLLAALALAGATQAQMQMPPIPLDPAVKIGKLDNGLTYYIRYNNWPEKRANFYIAQKVGSIQEEEAQRGLAHFLEHMCFNGTKHFPGDALLRYCESLGVKFGADLNAYTSIDRTVYNIDNVPTARQSALDSCLLILRDWAGSLTLDPKEIDQERGVIHEEWRLRTSPGSRMFERNLPKLYPGSKYGLRYPIGLMSVVDNFKYKELRDYYEKWYHPSNQGIIVVGDVDVNHVEAEIKRLFGDLKNPLNAAPVVEEQVPNNNTPIVIVDKDKELNASMVEVMMKHDAMPDSMKTDLSYLLYNYVKGVGIGLLNDRLAEAALKSNCPFVSANASDASYIFAKTKDAFTIGVSPKDMSQTAEALKAAYAEALRAAEFGFTPSEYERSKASTLGSLDKMYSNKDKRFTQQFASECTEHFLANEPMPPIDFYYETMKKMVPSIPLDYINETFKELVAKTDTNLVIISFNPEKEGSVYPTEESLLGAVKQARSQKLEAYVDNVKNEPLLATLPKPGKIKGEKRNEKFGYTEITLSNGVTVLLKKTDFKKDQVSLSGKGGGGSSLYGEKDYTNLQLFDDVVENSGLGVFSKTELSKALAGKIASANLSISDRRMQVSGSSTPKDLETMLQLVYLHFTQIKKDPEAFNNLMAYLQMALKNRETSPDVAYQDSVQATLYGHNKRLKPLELTDLPKISCDRILQMAAERTANANGWCFTFVGNYDEKTIRPLICRYLGSLPSKGKNIEGRRTKFFQRGIVKNDFTRKMETPKANATMVWFNESIPYSVENSIKANMVGEVLKMVYLKKIREEASAAYSCGASGWATIDDDYHFAAVYAVCPMKPEKSAEALQIMRDEMPQLAKSCDASMLAKVKEYMLKEADDQAKSNDYWMGVINTWHRYGIDSYTQYKALVAAQTPESISHFAKEILKAGNHIEVTMMPAEEKK